Within the Marixanthomonas sp. SCSIO 43207 genome, the region GCTATTTAGCCTTTACAGCCACACCCAAACCGATTACGTTAGAAAAGTTTGGAACGGTAAAAGAAGATGGTGTTGGTCGAAAACCGTTTCATTTGTATTCGATGAAACAAGCCATAGAAGAAGGCTTTATTTTAGATGTATTGGCGAATTATACCACCTTGAAGAGTTATTATGAAATTTCTAAATCTATAGAAGACAATCCCTTATTCGATTCCACCAAAGCGCAGAAAAAATTACGTGCCTATGTAGAGCAAGACCAACAAACCATTAATACCAAAGCAGAAATAATCCTCGATCATTTTATTCCCAACATCGTGAACAAAAAACGATTAAAAGGGAAAGGCAAGGCAATGGTAGTAACACAAAGTATTGTTTCCGCTATTAAGTATTACAAAGCTTTACAAAGAATTTTAGCCGATAAAGGCAATCCGTTTAAAATCGCAATTGCCTTTTCAGGTACCAAAAAAGTAAATGGTATAGAATACACCGAAGCTGAAATGAATGGCTTTGCAGAAAAAGATACCAGACATAAATTTGATGAAGACGACTATCGCATTTTAGTCGTAGCCAACAAATACTTAACCGGTTTTGATCAACCAAAGCTTTGTGCGATGTATGTGGATAAAAAACTACAAGGCGTATTAGCGGTACAAGCGCTTTCACGATTAAACCGTGCCGCACCTAAGTATAACAAGCGAACGGAGGATGTTTTTGTATTGGATTTTTTCAACTCTACAGAAGATATAAAAAATGCTTTTGACCCATTTTATACTGCTACTTCTTTGACCGATACCACAGACGTAAATGTATTACACGAGTTAAAAGATGTCTTAGATGATGTGGGTGTGTATGAATGGAGTGAAGTAGAAGACTTTAATGAGAAGTTTTTTAATAAAGAAGATGCTCAAGTATTAAGTCCAATTATTGAAAAAGCATCCGAACGGTTTATTCACGAGTTGGAATTAGAAGACGATGAAAAAGCCGATTTTAAAATAAAAGCCAAACAATTCGTCAAGATTTACGGACAAATGGCATCTATTCTTCCATTCGAAATTTTAAATTGGGAAAAGCTATTTTGGTTCTTAAAGTTCCTAATCCCAAAGCTACCAGTGAAGAATAAAGACATTGAAGGCTTAGATGAATTATTAGAATCGATAGACTTATCCACCTATGGTTTAGAGCGTGTAAAACTAAACACCAGTATAGAATTAGATGCTTCAGAAACCGAAGTTGACCCACAAAACCCAAATCCAAGAGGTGCACACGGCACTGATGAGGAAAAAGACCCCTTAGATTTGATTATTCAATCCTTTAATGAACGCTGGTTTCAAGGTTGGGAAGCAACACCTGACGACCAACGTGTTAAATTCATCAGTTTAACCAAATCCGTACAAGCACACCCTGATTTTGAAGAAAAAGTGGTGAACAATTCCGACCAACAAAACAGTGATTTAGCCTTTAGAAAAATTCTAGATGAGGTAATGCGTAAACAACGAAAACAAGAGTTAGAACTTTATAAATTGTATGCTAAAGACGAAAGCTTTTACAGAGCGTTTTTTGATACCATGAAACGAATGTCGTCGGTTAATAGATGATTTTAGTGTTTAATTTAATGAAAAATTTTATATTTGTAACAGTGATAAACAAGCACTATTACGTATAGTCAACTTTAAACTTGTTTATCATGAGACAATTAGACTACAAACGAGAGGCTCAAAATCTTTATAGAAATAAAGAATTTTATGAGGCTTATCGCACTGCTTGGAATTTACCTTTTAATGAATTTGTAAAATGGTTTACAGATTCAAGTGGAAAACGGAAGCGAAAAAAAAGAAAGAATAAAAATCCGATCTACTATAATTCTTTCTTCTATAACAATTTTCTTATAACAAAACGTACAGATTGGCTTAACCAAAAAAATGCTTTGGATCTGTGGCAATATTATTTAAGAACTCAAAAAGAACCTATAAAAGAGTTTGAGTTATATGTAGCTCATAACAACCCTGAACTTTTTTGTTTAGGTTATAAGTATGAAAAAGTATTCTTAAATAAAGAGAGAATCCACTTTATTCAGTGCGATGACTTTCCTGTTTCTGTTAAAAAGGAATTAGAAATATGGTATACTATTTTTAATCGTTTTGAAGCTTCTAAAGAAGCTATTAAAAGAGAGTTTACAAATATTGAATCCAAACCTCAAAGGGTATTAATGACTCTACTAGCTTCATTTGAAACTTTTATTTTCAAAAATCCTAATGATAATGTAAAATGGCAGTTTGCAGGTGAAGCTTTAAGCTGGTTGGTCGCTATAACTCAAGAAAAATACGATTTAAAATCAGTTAAAGTTGCACGTGAAAAGTTGTTTAAAATATATTTTGACTCTGTAATATTTAATAGAGGTCAAAAGTTATTCTCTTGCGCTTACCAACATATTTTATTATTAGACCATATTAATAGATATGTATTTGAGCCTGGTTTAAAAGTAACCATTGATTCTAAAAATAATCTAATATTTAACGAAAGTAGAGAGTTTAATGAGCAATGGAGCAATGACGAATTAAGATATACCGTTAATGAACAAACCTATTATGGTTTTGGAGAAATACAGTATGCTGATTTTAAAAATAAAAACAAGATCAAGTTTATTAATGATAACTTGACTAGTAATAATATGCAAGGAAATACTAAACAGTTAGCAATAAAACAAGCTGTTTATGATTTAGGTATCAGAGATGAAGATTTAAAGCAATGGGGTATACCTACATTAGATGCTATAATTTCATTTTTACATGGTATTGCCTGGCAGAAATTTAAAACTATTGAGAACTCATTACTAGCATTGTCAAAAACTGGAATTAAGAGTTATAAAGAAGCAGTAACAAAGTTAATTAAAGAAGAAAAAGGTGCCGAATTAGTACTCATTTCCAGAAAAGAGGAACTGTTTAATGCTGTTATTAATGCAGGTATAAATTGTGAGGTGCAAGGTTTTAATAAACTTATTGATTTATTTTCATATCAAGGTAAAAGAGGTACAATTCAAAAATTAAGTCAAAAAGTAAGTTTATGGCAAAAGCCATTTATTCAAATTGGAGATTTTATTATTTCCCCTTTTAGTGTATTGACAAGTTTTACTGGTTTGTATACTATTTCGGAATCTATTTTAAGAAATTTTCAACCTCAAAATGGTAGAAGGATAGAAACTCAACTAGTTGAAATGTATAAAGATGAAAATTGGAAAACCTACAAAAAATCAAATAATCAAAAATATGGAGATGTAGATGTAGTAATGGAGGACGACTATGATATTATTTTAATGCAATTAAAACGCACTACTCAAAAAACAAATACTCTAGAATTGCATAATCAAACCAGCCAAGATAGAGAAGCAATACGTCAACTTACCGAGGCAAAAGAGAATACTAAATTGGATAAAAAAATACATTTATGGTATGTGACAACTGCACTAGAAAAAATTAATACGACAATGGAAGGTGTTTTGCGAGTTAGTTATCAGGATTTAGTCAATACCAAACGATCTATGGAAATTGAGAATTTAAATTTTAATTCATTATCACATTTTATACAGTTTGTTGAAGAGGATACATGGTGTAATAATGGAAAATCAAATTTGAATAATTAGAAGGCACTTTTAGAAATAGTCTGCTTTACGTAAGCTCAACCTTTAAACTATTTTATGAACACTCAATTAATTATCCCAAGCGTTAATTTCCATTTATGGGAACCATGCAACATGCGTTGTAAATTTTGCTTTGCCACCTTTCGAGATGTCAAACAAACTATTTTACCAAAAGGACATTTACCTAAAAAACAAGCGCTAAAAGTTGTACAAGAACTTGCAAATGCAGGCTTTAAAAAAATAACTTTTGCAGGAGGTGAACCTATACTATGCCCCTGGTTACCAGAATTGATTCAGGTAGCCAAGGCTAATGGATTAACAACGATGGTTGTTAGTAACGGAAGTAAGTTAACAGAACGGTTTTTAGAACAAAACAAAACATACTTAGATTGGATTGCCATAAGTATTGATAGTCTTGATTCTAATACCAATTTAAAAATAGGAAGAGCAATAACAGGAAAAAAGACCCTAACAAAAGAGTATTATATTGACTTAATTAAGAAAGTTAGGTATTATAGGTATGGAGTAAAAATAAATACTGTAGTTAATGCTTATAATTATAAAGAAGACTTCAATACATTTATTAATCAAACAAACCCTAAACGATGGAAAGTATTACAAGTATTGCCAATGAAGGGACAGAATGATGACAAGGTTGATGAATTTAAAATTTCTGAAACTCAATTTTCAGAGTTCATAAGCAGGCATAAGAATATTCAATATATTGTGCCAGAGTACAATGATGATATTACCAATAGTTATGTAATGGTGGATCCAGCTGGTCGTTTTTTTAGCAACCAAGCTGGTAGGCATGATTATAGCGAACCCATACTTGATATAGGTGTTAAAGAAGCGTTTGAATCTAGAAATTATAACTATTCAAAGTTTATTAGCCGAAAAGGATTCTATAATTGGGATTTATAATTTTGTAATTGTTTTTATTTTTCCAAGCTAAAAGGAGTTTCATTTTAACAATTCCTTTTAGCTTTTATTTAGTTTGGTCAACATTTATATTATTAAAAATCAAGGTAAGGTAGGTTTTTGGAGCCTACCTGATATGCCAACTGTAGATAAAGCCATTAAGCAGTTTATTATTACCAATTTAGAACGGGAGTTGCGTGACAGTATGTTACCTTGGATTGGTAAACAATGATTTTATGTTGATGTTATTGTGGTAACTAAATTTTCAATGGCTTCATTGGTCCATCCGGCAGCACCACTTAATTGGCCACAGTAGATAATGGTTTGAGTTTTGGTTTTGAAAAGGTGTGCCACAATGGGCTTGTCTTTCTTCTTACCTTTATATCCCAATATTATTTTTTTTGGATCCTTATTTACTTGAAAAATTTCCTTTATCTGTTCATGACTTAAATACGGACGCGCCCCAATGATGACGTGCTTAAACCGCTTATAAAAAGGACTTTTTAAAAACTCGACCCGTACCGGACTTGCTTTTTTGCCCTTACTATAGCGAGAAGGAATATGGTTGATTTCGGTTAAAAAACAATGGTCAAAAAAGGTTTTATCTCCTATCTCATACGCTTTTAAAAAAGGCTTAGTTTTGATTCCTTTCATTTCAGCGATTATTTGGGCATACTTCCCCCAAGTGTGAACGGCTTTTATTTTTCCAGCATGATAGCTTCTTGGGTTTTTTGGGTCGAATGGAGAAAGGGTTGCTGTATCATTTTCAATTAATTTTTTCCATTGTAAAGTATTGTTTACACTTTCGTGTAAAAAAGATAGTGGACTGGAATGTATATTAAAAGCCTTTTCTTTTCCAATGAATAACACATCTGCTTGCGGATTCCCAAAACCTATAAAATAAGGGTTAGCCAACCGTGGAATTTGTTTGATGCTGTTTATATTCACTGAAAAGTTATTCCATAATTCCATTCTTTTGTCAAGATTCTTTTCTTTAAGAAAATGTATAAAAGTTTCTTTTAAACTCTTGTTAGTTAACTTTTCATTTCTTTTTATGTAGTTTATATATTTTTCTTCTAAATTGTTGAGAAGCGACTCCATACATTAAAAGTAAAATGTAGTTAAAAACTTTCTAAATACCATTTATTCATTCGTTTAACAAGTGTTATTGTTACTAGACGTTGAGAGCTAGAACCTATGGCAATTTCAGTTTCAGCTTTATTCCCATTTATTTGAGTTTCTCCCATAATTCTTCCATTTTTGAAGTTTTCTACAAATTGATTTTGCATGGCAACAGGTTGCATGGCTACTAAGCAAATATACCTTGTATCTTTATCGTTTTCTCCATAGGGGTCACATACATGGCGTAGTTTATCAAAATCCCTATTTTGGGCCGCCTCAAAAATAAAGTCAATTACCCCTTTGGGTGTGTTTTGGAACTCAAACGTTTCTCTTAAATGAGTAAGTGATATTTCTTCTTTTAATTTTTCTAATTGATTTGAAATACGAAGAATTTTATTATTCTGCTCAGTAAGTTGTTTTTCTTTGGTTACACTTGAGCGACCTAACTGAAATTCGTTTATTTTTTCAAGTTTAGCATTCTCTTCAATAAGTGTCTTTTTTAAGCGATCATATTCTTGGGTTAAATCCATTTTAAGCTTAGATTTGCCCACTTCAATTTTTTCTAAATGAATTCTTTTTTGTTCTGCTTCTTCCTGAGTACGTTCTTTCTTACCCTCTCCACAAGCGATTAAAAGGCTGATGATGAAAGATGCTAGTATGTAGTTTATTTTCATATTTTGAGTATTTATTTTAAAATAGAGATATCTGTTTCAAATATATTAAAACTTTAAACTTTTAAAAGGTTATTCTATAATACAGCAAACATTTTGAAATAACGTAATATCTTTGAAAAATAAGAATTAACATTTCATACCAACAACGTACAATTTATAACCCCCATGACAACCCCCCACAACAAACAACCCTGGCCTACCAAAGAAGCGATGATACAGGTATATGAAAATAACCTGTGGGGCGGAGATAAAACGGAGTTTTATTCGGGCTTGGGTTCTCATGATCGGGAAGTGGTACATACGTATATAAACGTAGTTTCTGCTTTTTTAAAAGAGTTGAAAACGCCACCCGTGGTGTGTGATTTAGGATGTGGGGATTTTAATGTAGGGAAGGAACTGGTGCAATACGCCAAGGAATATAAAGCTATCGACATTGTCCCTGATTTGATTGCCCGTAATAAAAAAACATTCAGAATAGATACTGTAGCTTTTTATACCCTAGACATTGCCGAAGATGAATTACCTACTGGGGATTGTGCGATTGTAAGACAGGTGTTACAACACCTATCCAATGCAGAAATTAAAGCGATTGTTGAGAAGTTATACTCGTTTACATACGTGATCCTTACCGAGCACCTGCCGGATGGCTCTTTTGTGCCCAATATTGATATCCTTTCCGGGCAGGGCATACGCTTAAAAAAGAATAGCGGGGTTGATCTCTTGGCCGCACCGTTTCATTTCAAGGTAACAGCAGCCAACGAGGTACTATCCATCCCATCCCCACATTACAAAGGAAGGCTGGTGACAACGGTGTATACTCTATAATTACCACCGGCTGATGGAGGTAATTTATCAGAGAACTTTTTAAGTATAGGAACTATGCTGTACGGCTTCTACTTTTCGATTGTTTTAAAATGATATTTTCTATATTTTTAAACGTCATGGGGCTGGGTACGTGATGGGAGTTTTCCAATAAAAATACCTCTTCTAAGGAAGGAAAGATGCGCTTGGCTCGTTTGATCATTTTTTTACCCGGAAAGAGTATGTCTTTTTCAGCAGCAAATAGGGTTAACGGGGTTTGTATCATGCTCGCAGAGTCTGTAGAAATGACCGGAAGGGGTGAAAAATCCATAGAACAGTGTTGAAAAGTAGCCGACATAAATTGGACTGCAAAACCATCATAGTCAGAAAATAGAGCGCTCATGACCCTATGTATGTATGTTGAATGATGTGTTTTGATGTATTTTTTTAAGGGAATAAATACCTTAAACAAGTTCCGTAGTGGGTTTCCGTTCACGATATAAACGGGCGAAATTAAAAAGACCTTTTTTAGTGCCACCTCGCTAAACTCAAGCGCCTTTAAACTGATTAATCCGCCAAAAGAAAAGCCCACTAAAGTAACGTCTTGTATTCTTAATTTTATAATAACTTCAAGAAGCCATTCTCCATAATCCAGCGATTTCATATCCAATCTATTTTCAGCACTCTTAGTAGGTTGGGCAAGCACATCGACTGCATACACACAATAGGAGGAAGCCAAATTGGGGAAGGAGTCTAGTATTTGTGGAGCACAACCGCCGGTTCCGTGAATGAGAACCAAAGGAGGATTGGTGGTATCACCGGCGCTAATAACATGGGTGTCTCCAAACTTGGTTTGTACCAATTGTTCTGAATAGTTAAAAGGCAGCTCTTGTAACTTTTGTTGATACAGGGTAAGAATTTTTTCTTTTCCTTCTTTTGATTTAAAAAACATAGACTGTTCGTTTTTTGAATGATGCGTTATGAATTGATGATGACAATATTGCCTACTTTACGTCCGGTTTCAAGATAGTAATGGGCGTATTTGATAGCTGAAAGGCTATATTCCTTATCAATATGTGTGGTAAGCTGCCCTTGTTCAAAAAAGTGAACCAAATCACTAACGAGTTGCTTAAGCACTTGGGTGTTTTTCATCCCGGTAGCAGCAAACTTGACTTTTTTAGGTTGCCACAACATGCGCCATAAAATGGCTGCACTTAAAACCGGTGTCATAAAAATACCTGTAGCACCGAGTATGTTTTTAATTTTCTTGTATGATAATTTGCCAACTGTATCGTAAACTACATCATACGTACAGGTTAAATCCGCTAGCGTTACGGTGGTGTAGTCTAGTACCTCATCTGCTCCCAAAGATTTTACAAAATCAATATTCTTCGTGCTGCACACTCCTGTAACCGTGGCTCCCATAAGTTTTGCCAACTGTACTGCTGCAGTCCCTAAGCTTCCTGAAGCTCCATTGATTAATACGCGTTGGCCTGGTTGTACATGGGCAATATCTTTCAGAAAATGATAGGATGTTAAAAATCCATCACAGATGGGTGCAGCTTCACTATGCAAGATATTCTTGGGCTTTCTATCGATAACCGTGTCTTCAGCAATACAAACATAGGCTGCATTACAACCGTTGCTGAATAGTTTTTCGCCAAAAACCTCATCTCCTGTTTCAAATTGGGTGACGTGATCACCAACGGCCGCTACAATACCTGAGAATCCTGTACCCAAAGCTGTGTTTTTGGGTTTAAACAACCCTAAAAACAACCTGCCAAATTTAGGCACTCCTTGGCGCATCATGGCGTCTGCTCTAGTAACTGAAGACGCCTTTATCTGTACTAAAACTTCATTTGACCTTGGGATGGGTTTTTCTTGGTCAACTACTTCAATAACTTCCGGTGAACCGTATTGGGTATATATTGCTTTTTTCATAATAGTAGTATTTGTAGCAAAGTTGAGAACTCTTGCGATTGTAAACGTTCTTGTTTTAAAACCGGAACCAAGTAGGTTCTTTTAAAAAGGCAGATTAGTTTTATCTTTTTCTCTATCAACGATTATTATGATGGACACTCATAAAAGCTTTATCAAGGTAGTAATTGTAAATATTATCACTATTTTATACTATACCTACCCAAAATATCCATCAAAAAGTAAGGTAATGATTTTGGTAATCTAGTCTATAATCACGATTTCGCAGGTATGCGTGAAGGATAATTTCTCATTAATTTTAGTTTTTAAGTTTTAATACTTCAATGAAATGAGTGTCAACCCAAAATATATCTACATTTCCATCTTCTTCTGGGCCTACAATTCTATTAAAGAAAAGGTATTTTCCATCTGGAGTAACAGTAGCTGATGCTTCCCATGCTGCTGTGTTAATTTTATTACCCAAATTAATAGGTTCTCCCCATGTACCGTCATCCTCCCTATAACTTATATAAATATCTGAACTTCCATATCCATCCTCTCTATAACTATCAAATATAAGATAGGATTCATCTGGTGCAATGAAGGGATGGAAACTTCTTCCTGTATTGATTTTTTTACTAAGTAATTTTGGTTCTTCATATTTGCCTTCTATTAATCTTGAGTATCGAATATCACCGGTATAATCTTGCTTAAACTCATCAAAAAAATAAGTCCCTTTTGAAGAAGCTGTAAGACGCAT harbors:
- a CDS encoding viperin family antiviral radical SAM protein, which encodes MNTQLIIPSVNFHLWEPCNMRCKFCFATFRDVKQTILPKGHLPKKQALKVVQELANAGFKKITFAGGEPILCPWLPELIQVAKANGLTTMVVSNGSKLTERFLEQNKTYLDWIAISIDSLDSNTNLKIGRAITGKKTLTKEYYIDLIKKVRYYRYGVKINTVVNAYNYKEDFNTFINQTNPKRWKVLQVLPMKGQNDDKVDEFKISETQFSEFISRHKNIQYIVPEYNDDITNSYVMVDPAGRFFSNQAGRHDYSEPILDIGVKEAFESRNYNYSKFISRKGFYNWDL
- a CDS encoding type I restriction endonuclease subunit R; this translates as MHSQTNEQALEAAIEKHLTGTCLEDLKQQGLAIDAVNEDAAIYQTGKGYYIGQPSNFNAQFAIDEQFFWDFLQSTQKEELEKLQKQTDWKLKIFNRFDRMIKKYGVLQLLKKGLEVDDAHFTLFYESPLASSSQQVKDNFASNKFSVTRQLRYSTDNPREEIDLVLFVNGLPLVTMELKNAWTGQNARVHGQHQYKTQRDNKQALLQFARCIVHFAVDTDEAYMTTKLNGKSTFFLPFNKGNKNGKGNPELPAGTTGHRTQYLWDEVFTRESLANIIQHFVRLNGKKKDPLNTKTLFFPRYHQMDVVRKIIADASEKGVGQTYLIQHSAGSGKSNSITWAAYQLIETYPVNENVPGAKSVEQPLFDSVIVVTDRRLLDKQIRDNIANFSEVKNIIAPAYSSSELRSSLEQGKKIIITTIQKFPFIIDGIADLSEKRFAVVIDEAHSSQSGSAHDNMNRAMGKQIEESEDDDAQDKIIKAMQSRKMRGNASYLAFTATPKPITLEKFGTVKEDGVGRKPFHLYSMKQAIEEGFILDVLANYTTLKSYYEISKSIEDNPLFDSTKAQKKLRAYVEQDQQTINTKAEIILDHFIPNIVNKKRLKGKGKAMVVTQSIVSAIKYYKALQRILADKGNPFKIAIAFSGTKKVNGIEYTEAEMNGFAEKDTRHKFDEDDYRILVVANKYLTGFDQPKLCAMYVDKKLQGVLAVQALSRLNRAAPKYNKRTEDVFVLDFFNSTEDIKNAFDPFYTATSLTDTTDVNVLHELKDVLDDVGVYEWSEVEDFNEKFFNKEDAQVLSPIIEKASERFIHELELEDDEKADFKIKAKQFVKIYGQMASILPFEILNWEKLFWFLKFLIPKLPVKNKDIEGLDELLESIDLSTYGLERVKLNTSIELDASETEVDPQNPNPRGAHGTDEEKDPLDLIIQSFNERWFQGWEATPDDQRVKFISLTKSVQAHPDFEEKVVNNSDQQNSDLAFRKILDEVMRKQRKQELELYKLYAKDESFYRAFFDTMKRMSSVNR
- a CDS encoding NAD(P)-dependent alcohol dehydrogenase gives rise to the protein MKKAIYTQYGSPEVIEVVDQEKPIPRSNEVLVQIKASSVTRADAMMRQGVPKFGRLFLGLFKPKNTALGTGFSGIVAAVGDHVTQFETGDEVFGEKLFSNGCNAAYVCIAEDTVIDRKPKNILHSEAAPICDGFLTSYHFLKDIAHVQPGQRVLINGASGSLGTAAVQLAKLMGATVTGVCSTKNIDFVKSLGADEVLDYTTVTLADLTCTYDVVYDTVGKLSYKKIKNILGATGIFMTPVLSAAILWRMLWQPKKVKFAATGMKNTQVLKQLVSDLVHFFEQGQLTTHIDKEYSLSAIKYAHYYLETGRKVGNIVIINS
- a CDS encoding alpha/beta fold hydrolase, with the protein product MFFKSKEGKEKILTLYQQKLQELPFNYSEQLVQTKFGDTHVISAGDTTNPPLVLIHGTGGCAPQILDSFPNLASSYCVYAVDVLAQPTKSAENRLDMKSLDYGEWLLEVIIKLRIQDVTLVGFSFGGLISLKALEFSEVALKKVFLISPVYIVNGNPLRNLFKVFIPLKKYIKTHHSTYIHRVMSALFSDYDGFAVQFMSATFQHCSMDFSPLPVISTDSASMIQTPLTLFAAEKDILFPGKKMIKRAKRIFPSLEEVFLLENSHHVPSPMTFKNIENIILKQSKSRSRTA
- a CDS encoding class I SAM-dependent methyltransferase yields the protein MTTPHNKQPWPTKEAMIQVYENNLWGGDKTEFYSGLGSHDREVVHTYINVVSAFLKELKTPPVVCDLGCGDFNVGKELVQYAKEYKAIDIVPDLIARNKKTFRIDTVAFYTLDIAEDELPTGDCAIVRQVLQHLSNAEIKAIVEKLYSFTYVILTEHLPDGSFVPNIDILSGQGIRLKKNSGVDLLAAPFHFKVTAANEVLSIPSPHYKGRLVTTVYTL